One region of Triticum aestivum cultivar Chinese Spring chromosome 6B, IWGSC CS RefSeq v2.1, whole genome shotgun sequence genomic DNA includes:
- the LOC123133494 gene encoding histone H4: MSGRGKGGKGLGKGGAKRHRKVLRDNIQGITKPAIRRLARRGGVKRISGLIYEETRGVLKIFLENVIRDAVTYTEHARRKTVTAMDVVYALKRQGRTLYGFGG; this comes from the coding sequence ATGTCCGGCCGCGGCAAGGGAGGGAAGGGGCTGGGCAAGGGAGGCGCCAAGCGCCACCGGAAGGTGCTGCGCGACAACATCCAGGGCATCACCAAGCCGGCCATCCGGCGgctggcgcggcggggcggcgtgaagcgcatctcggggctcatctacgaggagacccgcggcgtgctcaagatcttcctcgagaacgTCATCCGCGACGCCGTGACCTACACCGAGCACGCCCGACGCAAGACCGTCACCGCCATGGACGTCGTCTACGCCCTCAAGCGCCAGGGACGCACCCTCTACGGATTCGGCGGCTGA